In one window of bacterium DNA:
- a CDS encoding nucleotidyl transferase AbiEii/AbiGii toxin family protein, whose product MKVLNIEERVECFQLVFLLFLSQKIDRKHYVLKGGCNLRFFFKSPRYSEDIDFDLQDISVQKFREDVNRILRSSTFKEALSVKGLTIGNITESKQTETTQRWKLSLGYGQTKTYIPTKIEFSRRDVGKTESRFEAVDPIILKKYEIAPVLVRHYTAEASFLQKIVAISSRKIPQARDIFDTYLLIIMGVDTSKILKNLDKITISKTKNNIFSINYDIFKSQVISYLSPDDRNVYDSEDVWDTIRLKIIEVIEGSDKQ is encoded by the coding sequence GTGAAGGTTCTTAATATAGAAGAAAGAGTGGAATGTTTTCAGTTGGTTTTTCTTCTTTTTTTGTCGCAGAAGATAGACCGTAAGCATTATGTTCTTAAAGGTGGTTGTAATCTGAGGTTTTTCTTCAAAAGTCCGAGATATTCAGAAGATATTGACTTTGACCTACAGGATATATCTGTTCAAAAATTCAGGGAAGATGTAAACAGGATATTGAGGTCTTCTACATTTAAAGAGGCACTTTCTGTAAAAGGATTGACTATTGGAAATATAACAGAGTCCAAGCAGACAGAAACAACACAGAGATGGAAATTATCTCTTGGTTACGGACAAACGAAGACATATATACCAACAAAAATAGAGTTTTCAAGAAGAGATGTGGGAAAAACAGAAAGCAGATTTGAAGCAGTGGACCCAATAATCCTTAAAAAATATGAAATAGCTCCTGTGCTGGTTCGCCATTATACTGCGGAGGCATCTTTTTTACAGAAGATAGTTGCGATCTCATCAAGAAAAATTCCACAGGCGAGAGATATTTTTGATACATATCTTTTAATAATAATGGGCGTAGATACTTCCAAAATACTTAAAAATCTGGATAAAATAACAATATCAAAGACAAAAAACAATATTTTCTCAATCAATTATGATATTTTTAAAAGTCAGGTTATTTCTTATCTTTCTCCGGATGATAGAAATGTATATGATTCGGAGGATGTCTGGGATACAATCCGTTTAAAGATAATTGAAGT
- the lpdA gene encoding dihydrolipoyl dehydrogenase, producing MEKYDVIVIGGGPAGYPSAIKCASYGKKVVLIEEFALGGVCLNRGCIPTKALYTASEEISSPKYKSIEKNVSYDWSKVLNEVLNDVILKLRTGISMLLKSYGVEVIKGKAKFVEQKAVEVNGKVYTADNIVISTGASSFVPDCFKGDARVIVSDHIWQFQKLPESLAIIGGGFIGCEFASILNKFGVKVKIYEMMDTLLPGKDREITELLKKQFEKRGIEVNINKKLTSCETIEAEKIFVSVGVVANVPELNGIELDRKGIKTDERLRTNIDGVYAAGDVNGKYQLAYVATKEGEVAAENICGKDVTIDYSVIPEVIFTDPEIGVCGLTEEKAGEEGIDVMVGKFPYSALGRAYADKKTDGFFKVIAEKSTEKIVGIHIIGKGATELVSFATLAISNGLKIKDLEKILYCHPTFAEGIMEAVYDLKSKSIHLPPKKK from the coding sequence ATGGAAAAGTATGATGTAATAGTTATAGGGGGAGGCCCTGCGGGTTATCCATCTGCAATAAAATGTGCCAGTTATGGCAAAAAGGTTGTGCTTATTGAAGAATTCGCTCTCGGTGGTGTATGTCTTAACAGAGGGTGTATTCCAACAAAGGCATTATATACTGCTTCTGAAGAGATTTCTTCCCCAAAATATAAATCTATTGAAAAGAATGTAAGTTATGATTGGAGTAAGGTATTAAATGAAGTTCTGAATGATGTGATATTGAAACTGAGAACTGGTATAAGTATGCTTCTTAAAAGTTATGGAGTGGAAGTAATAAAAGGAAAGGCAAAATTTGTTGAACAGAAAGCAGTTGAAGTTAATGGTAAGGTATATACAGCAGATAATATTGTAATTTCTACAGGTGCTTCTTCTTTTGTCCCTGATTGTTTCAAAGGGGATGCGAGGGTTATTGTTTCAGACCATATATGGCAGTTCCAGAAACTCCCAGAATCACTCGCCATCATAGGTGGTGGTTTCATCGGATGTGAGTTTGCTTCAATATTAAACAAGTTTGGGGTTAAAGTAAAAATTTATGAGATGATGGATACACTTCTTCCAGGGAAAGACAGAGAGATAACAGAACTTCTGAAAAAACAGTTTGAAAAAAGAGGTATAGAGGTAAACATTAATAAGAAACTTACAAGTTGTGAAACCATTGAAGCAGAGAAGATTTTTGTATCAGTTGGAGTAGTGGCTAATGTACCGGAACTTAATGGGATTGAATTAGACAGGAAAGGGATTAAGACAGATGAAAGATTGAGAACAAATATAGATGGTGTTTATGCAGCAGGTGATGTAAACGGTAAATATCAGCTTGCCTATGTTGCAACAAAAGAAGGAGAGGTTGCTGCAGAAAATATCTGTGGTAAAGATGTGACCATTGACTATAGTGTTATTCCTGAGGTTATATTCACAGACCCAGAAATTGGTGTCTGTGGACTCACAGAAGAGAAGGCAGGGGAGGAGGGGATAGATGTAATGGTGGGTAAATTCCCTTATTCTGCCTTAGGCCGTGCCTATGCGGATAAAAAGACAGATGGATTTTTCAAAGTAATCGCTGAAAAATCAACAGAAAAAATAGTGGGTATTCATATAATAGGTAAAGGTGCTACAGAACTTGTCTCTTTTGCCACCCTCGCAATTTCTAATGGACTGAAGATAAAAGACCTTGAAAAAATTCTATACTGCCATCCTACCTTCGCAGAAGGAATTATGGAAGCGGTCTATGACCTGAAATCCAAAAGTATCCATCTTCCCCCAAAGAAGAAATAG
- the gmhB gene encoding D-glycero-beta-D-manno-heptose 1,7-bisphosphate 7-phosphatase, translated as MKTVFLDRDGVISIFTPNDYIKNWGEFAFIDGAIEGLKLLYSNGYRLVIISNQSGINKGLFKIEDLQDITERMKNILKKEGVELAGVYYCVHTSEEDCDCRKPKTGMFMKAKEEIGNIDFQRTYFIGDSDIDVIAGKNIGAKTVLVLTGKTKTKEEVENWETKPDYIFNNLKEAADFIIKRNKNGKV; from the coding sequence ATGAAAACGGTATTCCTTGATAGGGATGGTGTTATTTCTATTTTCACCCCGAATGACTATATAAAAAACTGGGGTGAGTTCGCTTTTATAGATGGTGCTATTGAAGGGCTTAAACTATTGTATAGCAATGGATACCGTCTTGTTATTATCTCCAATCAGTCAGGAATAAACAAAGGGCTGTTTAAGATAGAGGACCTTCAGGATATAACAGAAAGAATGAAAAACATATTAAAGAAAGAAGGAGTAGAACTTGCAGGGGTTTATTACTGTGTGCATACATCAGAAGAAGATTGCGATTGTAGAAAACCAAAGACAGGAATGTTTATGAAGGCAAAGGAAGAGATAGGGAACATTGATTTCCAGAGGACATATTTTATAGGGGATAGTGATATTGATGTGATTGCAGGTAAAAATATCGGTGCGAAGACAGTTCTGGTTCTTACAGGAAAAACGAAAACGAAAGAAGAAGTTGAAAACTGGGAGACAAAACCCGACTATATCTTTAATAACTTGAAAGAAGCAGCGGATTTTATAATAAAGAGGAATAAAAATGGAAAAGTATGA
- the argC gene encoding N-acetyl-gamma-glutamyl-phosphate reductase codes for MIRIAIFGISGYAGQKLVELLISHPKIEITAGFVAPEEGTPEITDIIPRLKGRINLKCENTPDWKKIEKCDVVFLALPHSVSMKLVPQIAEMKKKIIDLSADFRFDDIRIYEKFYLKHTCPELNSRFVYGLPEINREKIKNSDFVANPGCYPTSVILALFPLVKNHMIEEKVFVDSKSGVTGAGRTPTIGTLFVECNESIKAYKIGEHRHQPEMEEMVNKAGNGKYSITFVPHLVPYNQGILSTCYINLKSEIAEEKLQEVYEKTYEDEPFVRIMKYGVSPEVKNVVNTNYCDIGIKLVDKKILVVVAAIDNLVKGASGQAVQNMNLMLGLKETLPFF; via the coding sequence ATGATAAGGATAGCGATATTCGGAATCTCTGGATACGCAGGGCAGAAACTTGTGGAACTTCTTATTTCTCATCCCAAAATAGAGATAACTGCTGGTTTTGTTGCTCCCGAAGAAGGGACACCAGAAATAACAGATATTATTCCTCGTCTGAAAGGACGTATCAATCTTAAATGCGAAAATACCCCTGACTGGAAAAAGATAGAGAAGTGTGATGTTGTATTTCTTGCCCTCCCTCATTCCGTTTCAATGAAACTTGTCCCTCAAATTGCCGAAATGAAGAAAAAGATTATAGACCTCAGTGCTGACTTCAGGTTTGATGACATTAGAATCTATGAGAAATTCTATTTAAAACATACCTGCCCGGAATTAAACAGCAGGTTTGTTTATGGACTACCTGAAATAAACAGAGAAAAGATAAAAAACAGTGATTTTGTAGCCAATCCGGGATGTTATCCCACATCTGTAATTTTAGCCCTATTCCCACTTGTTAAAAACCATATGATAGAAGAAAAGGTTTTTGTTGATTCAAAAAGTGGGGTTACAGGCGCAGGTAGAACTCCTACTATTGGGACACTTTTTGTGGAGTGTAATGAGAGTATAAAAGCATATAAAATAGGAGAACACAGACATCAACCTGAAATGGAAGAGATGGTAAATAAAGCAGGAAATGGTAAATACTCCATTACATTTGTTCCTCATCTCGTCCCTTACAATCAGGGTATTCTTTCTACCTGCTATATAAATCTTAAAAGCGAGATAGCAGAGGAGAAATTACAGGAAGTATATGAGAAGACATACGAGGATGAACCATTTGTTAGGATAATGAAGTATGGTGTCTCTCCAGAGGTTAAGAATGTTGTTAATACCAATTACTGTGATATAGGAATTAAACTTGTGGACAAGAAAATTCTTGTTGTGGTTGCTGCTATTGATAACCTTGTAAAGGGTGCAAGTGGTCAGGCAGTTCAGAATATGAATTTAATGCTGGGTTTAAAAGAGACACTGCCATTCTTCTGA